A single region of the Oncorhynchus keta strain PuntledgeMale-10-30-2019 chromosome 4, Oket_V2, whole genome shotgun sequence genome encodes:
- the nxt2 gene encoding NTF2-related export protein 2 isoform X2 produces the protein MDFRTHVDASCRYSEEFTNIYYDCMDKKRRNLMRLYLDKATLVWNGNAVSGQAALGDFFESLPSSEFSIQTLDCQPVHEQATQGQTTLLVVTAGQVKFDGQKQRYFNQNFLLTAQASPTSDQPVWKIASDCFRFQDWSS, from the exons ATG GATTTCAGGACCCACGTTGACGCATCATGCAGGTATTCAGAGGAGTTCACCAACATATATTATGACTGCATGGACAAGAAAAGAAGG AACTTGATGCGGCTCTACCTGGACAAAGCGACCCTGGTTTGGAACGGGAATGctgtgtcagggcaggctgcTCTTGGAGACTTCTTTGAGTCACTTCCCTCCAGCGAGTTCAGTATCCAGACTCTGGACTGTCAGCCAGTACATG AGCAGGCAACCCAGGGCCAGACCACACTGCTGGTGGTGACGGCAGGACAGGTGAAGTTTGACGGTCAGAAGCAGCGTTACTTCAATCAGAACTTCCTCCTCACAGCCCAGGCCTCCCCCACCAGTGACCAGCCTGTCTGGAAGATCGCCAGTGACTGTTTCCGCTTCCAGGACTGGAGTAGCTGA
- the nxt2 gene encoding NTF2-related export protein 2 isoform X1: MAATVDFRTHVDASCRYSEEFTNIYYDCMDKKRRNLMRLYLDKATLVWNGNAVSGQAALGDFFESLPSSEFSIQTLDCQPVHEQATQGQTTLLVVTAGQVKFDGQKQRYFNQNFLLTAQASPTSDQPVWKIASDCFRFQDWSS; the protein is encoded by the exons ATGGCTGCAACAGTT GATTTCAGGACCCACGTTGACGCATCATGCAGGTATTCAGAGGAGTTCACCAACATATATTATGACTGCATGGACAAGAAAAGAAGG AACTTGATGCGGCTCTACCTGGACAAAGCGACCCTGGTTTGGAACGGGAATGctgtgtcagggcaggctgcTCTTGGAGACTTCTTTGAGTCACTTCCCTCCAGCGAGTTCAGTATCCAGACTCTGGACTGTCAGCCAGTACATG AGCAGGCAACCCAGGGCCAGACCACACTGCTGGTGGTGACGGCAGGACAGGTGAAGTTTGACGGTCAGAAGCAGCGTTACTTCAATCAGAACTTCCTCCTCACAGCCCAGGCCTCCCCCACCAGTGACCAGCCTGTCTGGAAGATCGCCAGTGACTGTTTCCGCTTCCAGGACTGGAGTAGCTGA